The DNA sequence TCAGTTGGCATATTTGGTGTGAGACGAAAGCAAGCATCCTTTGCTGGTTTAAgcaattctttcttcttcttttttttttctttttctttttcattctttcaaTTGGCGGCTGAAATTGGAAATTTACTGAATTTGCTGTGTAATCGGCATTTGTATCCAAGTAACCAACTAACCATAACAAAATAAagctaaaattgtgatcttctCCTTTTATAGATGGTGAGAATTGAGAATTaacaattactattattattgGTTGTCACCATTTGAATGATTTCTTTAACTACCCCCTTTTCCTTATCCATTATTTAGATTAACGAGTGTGAGAAACGACAAAATATACCTGCTTTTTAGTTCTGCATAGTTTGCTCAAATTGGCAAATGTGgattactattattatttaaataaaaatcagtTAGCTATGTGATCCTTCATTGATGCAACAAGCAATTTTTCTTAGATGCAGGAGTGATCATTAATTACTTTGATCACAATATATTTTTGTTCATCACTGCATCAGCTTGTTCAGTCttgttttattgtttattttcGCATGCTGTTTGTTGTCATCATTAATTTTGGTAACTTAATGATTTTGATGATTCTGCACTGCAGAGATGGACAATTTTCATTTGCTAATTGATTATCGTGGACTTTGTGTCATTGGTTGATGCCAAGTAGAGATGAGCTTCTTATTTTTGGTTCTGTTATTGGGTTGCTTATGTTCATTTGTGCTACCTGATGCTCAAGGTACAATATCATTTTTTCAAATGTTGCAGTTGAAATATTAGGGGTTTGAAGTTTGAAACATATATGCCTTTTTGATCTTGTGAAAAATTGCAGTGTTTTGGAATCCTACTAACATTCTTGTTTATATCCAGGAGACGCTCTATATGCGTTGAAGCTATCACTGAATGCTTCATCTAACCAGCTTACTGATTGGAATGTAAATCAAGTGAACCCTTGTACTTGGTCGCGTGTTAACTGTGACCAGAGCAACAATGTCATTCAAGTGTAAgacattatttattatttgatttgcaAAAGATGCTGAAGCCATACTTTCACTGTCcacaacaaaaaattatatattagcATTATATTTTTCGATCCCATAACTGTATGTTGAATTGGTGCATGCATAATTTGATTCATGCAGTTCGCTAGCATTAATGGGACTCACAGGAACCTTGACCCCAAGAATAGGAGTTCTAAAAAATCTTACTGCTCTGTAAGTATTTATAGTATGacacattcattcaatcttGGTCAAGCTAGATTTTCATATGATTGGGTAGTTAGGTGATAAAAGTGGTTTGTTAGTCAAGCTGGATTTTTTAGTGTAATCATTGATGTGTATATGCTTTATCATGCAGTTCTTTGCAAGGGAATGCCATCACAGGAAACATACCAAAAGAATTAGGAAATCTGACAAACTTGGGCAGGTTGGATTTGGAAAATAACAGATTAACTGGCCAAATACCATCTTCCCTTGGCAATCTAAATAAGCTCCAATTCTTGTAAGTATGACAATCTCTAATTACTAGGTTTTACTTTACATAGATATAACGAGTCTTAGCATATTACTATGCCATGCTGAATCATTTTTTTCCCACCCGGAAACCAGGACACTAAGTCAAAACAATCTCAATGGCACTATACCAGAGTCACTTGGCAATCTCCCAAGCTTGATCAATGTGTATGTGAAATAATTCTTTATACAATTTTGAGGTTACTGCTAAgtatatattgttattttattaGCTGACTGGTTGTTCAAACTTCTGTTTGGCAGCATGTTAAATTCAAATGATCTTAGTGGTGAAATCCCGGAGCAGTTGTTCAAAGTAACTAAGTACAAGTAAGTTCCAGAAAATCAAGTTTAATTCTTGTAGCTTGACTACTTTACATAATCTTGTTGCTTTCTACTTAATggtaatattatatataattggCCCTTTTTCACACCAATGAAACAAAGTTATCTTTCACAAACTCCTTTACATGATTAATATTTTTGCACCATTCTAGCTGTATAAAATCTATCACTCCACTATGAAATGTAGAAGGGAACCAGACATCTTCGAGTGGTCAAGCAAACAAGCTTAAGCTTTCATTACAAGCCTTGAACTAGAGTTAAAAGCTTTCAATGTGTAGGCCTTTGGAGCCTTAAACAGTGACAATTGTTTTCCTCCTACTTTTTCTGCTAGCTTATATTAATTAGTGATAGGTAAAAATAGTTTTAAGTATACACCAATTTGAAAATGTTTTCATCCCTTCTTTGTGGGTCTGTTCCCATATACCATGTTTGGAATTAATGGatataatatttgaatttagGATGCATTAGACATTTAGATGTTTATCCATGTTAACATGTACCAttccttttgtttttttaagaattttagtACATTGCTCTATTTACACGGTTTTCCTTGCTGCAGTTTCTCTGGAAATAAATTGAATTGTGGCGTGAATTATCCTCATCCTTGTGCATCTAGTAATACAGACCAAGGTTATTTTATTGGAAAATTCTTGCggttctgtttaattttgtgtTGTTACCAATTCccctttcttttctctctcttagCCACAAGCTGATACTAATTTTCCTACATGGCAGGTTCACCACATAAAGTGAAAGTTGGACTCATTGTTGGAATTATTATGGGGTTAATTGTTATTCTTTTCCTTGTTGGCCTTCTATACTTTTGGTGCAAAAATAAACACAAGGGTTACAAGCGTGAAATTTTTGTTGATGTTGCAGGTATGTGTTTCTTGTTTATCTGCAATATTCTTGTGAGTTAAGTCTGAAACGTTACTTGGATGTTTTAATATGTTCCATTGTTTATTGTTCCAGCATTATGAGCTTTAAAGTATTGGTTTGGAGAATTTACCTCTGCACCGAAGTTCAAAATGATAAATTTATGGCTGGACCCTATCTgattttacttatttttttttatcttttgttatcAGCCAGTTGAAAGAGTGTCCTAACAACATTAAGATTGAGATTGATATGATCCTTCccagtttttaaaaatttactcAGCTTGTGTCTGTTATATTATTGCTATTGCTATTGTTATCATGgttaataataattttcattcttattattttattattaggtGAAGTTGACCGACGAATTGCATTTGGTCAACTAAAGAGATTTGCATGGAGAGAACTACAGATAGCAACAGACAACTTCAGTGAGAAAAATGTTTTAGGACAAGGAGGATTTGGAAAGGTTTACAAAGGTGTTCTTGCTGATAACACAAAAGTTGCTGTGAAAAGGTTAACTGATTATGAAAGCCCTGGGGGAGATGCAGCTTTCCAGCGTGAAGTTGAAATGATAAGTGTAGCTGTTCATCGGAACCTGTTACGATTGATTGGGTTTTGCACAACTCCAACTGAACGCCTGTTAGTTTATCCCTTCATGCAAAATTTGAGTGTCGCCTATCGTCTACGAGGTACATAATTACAAAGGCCTATTAGGTTTACTATTTTGCttatccaattttattttcttttaaagagtatgttgttattttttatgttgCAACCAGGGCTGGAGGGCCATTCAGATTGTTTGTTGTCATCATCTTAAGCCTTTGTTTTTGTTAttctattataatttttattttagaaaaatattttttttcaaatgattttatgattttatactCCTGCAGAATATACTTAGGTGAAGAAATTTGTCCAACATTTAATTTGTCATTTTTAGATGACATCATAAATTCGTTTGGTACAAATTGATAAACTATAAATGATATATACAAATGTACATATTGAATGTTAATTATTAGCAAATTAAAAGTTTGAAATGACAGATGAGAAAATACGAATCATGGTTTAAGCATCCACATTTCATTTAGTTTGTTTGTAAAATTTGGCATCCTGACCACAAATATTGTTACATGAATGGCAATGCAGAACTTAAGCCTGGGGAACCTGTTTTAGACTGGCCTACAAGAAAAAGAGTGGCTCTGGGAACAGCTCGTGGCCTTGAATATCTTCATGAGCATTGCAATCCCAAAATTATTCATCGAGATGTGAAGGCAGCTAATGTATTACTTGATGAAGATTTTGAGGCAGTTGTTGGCGACTTCGGTTTGGCAAAGTTAGTTGATGTCCGCAAGACTAATGTGACAACTCAAGTTCGTGGGACAATGGGACATATAGCTCCTGAATACTTGTCCACTGGAAAGTCGTCAGAGAGGACTGATGTTTTTGGCTATGGGATTATGCTTTTGGAGCTGGTTACAGGTCAAAGAGCAATTGACTTCTCACGATTGGAAGAGGAAGATGATGTGCTATTGCTTGACCATGTTAAGAAATTAGAACGGGAGAAGAGACTAGATGCTATTGTTGACCGCAAcctaaataaaaattacaatatACAAGAGGTAGAAATGATGATACAAGTTGCATTGCTCTGCACACAAGCAACACCAGAGGATCGGCCACTGATGTCCGAGGTTGTAAGAATGCTAGAAGGAGAAGGTTTGGCTGAAAGGTGGGAGGAATGGCAGCATGTGGAAGTCAATCGGAGGCAAGAATATGAGAGATTACAAAGAAGATTCGACTGGGGTGAAGATTCAGTCTACAATCAAGATGCCATTGAGTTGTCTGGTGGGAGATAAAATCCATAAACTGAACCAGTTATGTTGTATCAATATATACCTTTTTTGGTAGGTTAGCTCAAAAAGATGTGTTGCTATTGCTCTAAAGCTGTTAAGAAGTTAAAAGGAAGTAACTATTTATGCATTTTCCTATGATGCTTGTGGACTGAGGTTTCATAAAAAAGAAATCCATTTAGAAAACTTGATAGTTTTAAGGTTGGTGATTTTCTCTGTGAATCCCAAAATCTTCCTAGTGCAGTAGCGGCTTTTGCTTGTAGATTGACTCAGAATTCAGAACCTCCGTCAAGAGCTGATGCTTCAGTAGCCTCCAACCTTAAGGCTCCATATTAGCTGCGAAGTGGTGTAAATTTTTTAGCTTAGTTTTTTTGGAACAAAACATTGTTTGGCTGTATTTCTTAAAGGCCAAATCTCTGCATGAATTGGTTCCATTTGCAATTTATTAATGGATCTATTTTACTTTATTGTAAGTGATTGTTTGAAAGGTATATACTGCAGCAATGCCATTACTCATTCAATGTCTGTCATCTTTTTGTTATTCATTTTATCCGTAATACTAATGCATCATGCAGTGAAGTTGAGAAAATGATCCTCTGAACCTTAATTATTCTTGGGGAATGGGGAGAATTGCACAGTATCCGTCAAGTTTGGAGTTGGTTCAATTTATCCCCAAAAGTACAAAATGTGCATGCAACATACCACCCCTAAAATCACAGGAAAATACTCGCAACATATGATCATTCTGCAGCAGCTGATAAAAACATTGTTTGAGCTAACAAGGGCAGATATCTAGCTTCTTCCGTCTTTTCAGAGTTAGgaataaaacacaaaatgagtaaatgaccaTACACACAAGAATTATGTGCGAAACGATTAAGCAATAGTTATATCATATCACTTCTAAGCTTTTCTTTTAAATCAAACAATAGCAACAGTAAAGTGAAAACTCAGCAGTCACAGACACTAGCATCGCCAAAATCACTTCAATTGCACATAGTCCCCacaagacaaataaaaaatcttGAACACTTGGAGCATCCTACAACAACAAACCTACTCAAATTTCCTCCTCCTTCCCATTTTCCGAATTGAAATCAACGATTCCAACCCTAACATTTTCCGGCAAAATCGACCAATTTGGAGACTGCACCGCCCTCAACCACTTGAAATCGTCCACATTCTCCCAATTCCCGGTTTCTGCATCAAGACCAGCACCACGAAGATCCTCTTCGATCCCTTCGTAGCGCAAGCAGTACGGCGCAAACCTCACCCCATTGCTGTCCTCGATTATGGGCCTGCTCCTAACTCTCAGGTAAAAATCGCTCCTTGTTGCAGCGTGGATCCGAATCTGATGTGACGCCATGGCAAAAACGCAGCCTTCAACGTCCTCGATGAGGACTGAACCCATCACGGGCCCAACGTAAACCCTAGAATTCTTCAACCTGTGAACGAAGAGCGTCCTCACACAACCAATTATCCTAACCTCGCAGGAATCGAGATCAGACACCGTGAATTCGCCAACCTCCGATCCCCTAAAATCACCCACCAAAAGCTCGCCGGATTTGTTCCTGAACCCCGGGGAGTCGCGATTGAGAGGTAGGGGCTGCTTGGGTTCTTGTGGAGTAACagtattgttgttgttgttgttgttgttggtagTGTCTTTGTTGGTGGCAGCCTTGTTCTTGAAGGAGAACTTCTTCTTAGGGAGAAGCTGGGAGATGAGGGTTTCTAGGGTGTGTTTCAAATCGGCGATGGTTTTGAGGGAGGATCGAACGTCGTAGGAGGGAAGGAAGTAGGAGTTTTCTGCAACAAGCTTCTCCAAATGGGAGATTGATGCTGAGATTTGCTCGAAATGGGGTTTGAGCTGCGATGGGTCGGAAGAGGAGAGGGAATGGGAGTGAGTGAGTTGGGATTCGATGGAGGATTTGAGGTTGGAGAATCGGGTGAGGAAGGATGACGTGGACTCGAAGGCAGGGGATGAAGATGATTCCGATTCGTTGTTATTGTCTGAACGGGATTGGTGGCGTTTGTTGAGCCGTTCCACCATTGACGAGTACTTCTTCTGCAGCGCTGCCTCtgcttcttctttgctttcttccatcCTTTACGGTTTACCCCTCTGCACTCCCCGTTACTGAAATGGCATCACATCAATTAAATAGGGAATGGATCCtctcaatatttattttattttgttttttgggTGACTTCGAGATTTATTTTTGATACTACTATCAAAAGAATTTAACACATTCTCATTAGGAAACAATTATTAATAGTTCTCGTTATATTAAAATCTTTCAAatatacgttttgattttttatgtaTCTCCCAACCTGACAAGAATTAATTTGTCCTGGATCAGATTTTCATTTAAAGATTTGTTATtggttaataaattattatatgtacaaaacaaaattcaaccTCCTAATACTTGCTTAATCAAATTAATAAGCTAGACCAACCCATATTGATTCAAATACACGTTTAATCATTAATAAACAAATATTAATAGTTTTCgttatattaaaattttccaAATACACGTTTAATTAGATGATAATATAAAACTCACACACAACTTTTAATGCTGGGCAATTAAACTCGTGTATATTGAATTGATTGATAATTCAATATGAAGACTAATGTTGTGAAATGTGAATCATGATTTTTCAtcatcatgtcttcttttactTCCAAAAATAAATACAAGGCAGGATACCAACAATATGATATTACAAAAACATTCGCTCCAAACCAAGGAGCATATATTATGATGATGATGCGGCCTTTTCAGCTGCAGCAGCTTCTTCAGCTGCTTCTTGCTCCCGAAGCTTTATTAAAGATGGCGGCGGTTTTACAACAATGCTTTTCTTCCATTGTCTATCGAACTTTCTGGACAACCTCTTATTGATACC is a window from the Arachis stenosperma cultivar V10309 chromosome 3, arast.V10309.gnm1.PFL2, whole genome shotgun sequence genome containing:
- the LOC130969229 gene encoding probable LRR receptor-like serine/threonine-protein kinase At5g10290; its protein translation is MSFLFLVLLLGCLCSFVLPDAQGDALYALKLSLNASSNQLTDWNVNQVNPCTWSRVNCDQSNNVIQVSLALMGLTGTLTPRIGVLKNLTALSLQGNAITGNIPKELGNLTNLGRLDLENNRLTGQIPSSLGNLNKLQFLTLSQNNLNGTIPESLGNLPSLINVMLNSNDLSGEIPEQLFKVTKYNFSGNKLNCGVNYPHPCASSNTDQGSPHKVKVGLIVGIIMGLIVILFLVGLLYFWCKNKHKGYKREIFVDVAGEVDRRIAFGQLKRFAWRELQIATDNFSEKNVLGQGGFGKVYKGVLADNTKVAVKRLTDYESPGGDAAFQREVEMISVAVHRNLLRLIGFCTTPTERLLVYPFMQNLSVAYRLRELKPGEPVLDWPTRKRVALGTARGLEYLHEHCNPKIIHRDVKAANVLLDEDFEAVVGDFGLAKLVDVRKTNVTTQVRGTMGHIAPEYLSTGKSSERTDVFGYGIMLLELVTGQRAIDFSRLEEEDDVLLLDHVKKLEREKRLDAIVDRNLNKNYNIQEVEMMIQVALLCTQATPEDRPLMSEVVRMLEGEGLAERWEEWQHVEVNRRQEYERLQRRFDWGEDSVYNQDAIELSGGR
- the LOC130969230 gene encoding tubulin-folding cofactor C; the protein is MEESKEEAEAALQKKYSSMVERLNKRHQSRSDNNNESESSSSPAFESTSSFLTRFSNLKSSIESQLTHSHSLSSSDPSQLKPHFEQISASISHLEKLVAENSYFLPSYDVRSSLKTIADLKHTLETLISQLLPKKKFSFKNKAATNKDTTNNNNNNNNTVTPQEPKQPLPLNRDSPGFRNKSGELLVGDFRGSEVGEFTVSDLDSCEVRIIGCVRTLFVHRLKNSRVYVGPVMGSVLIEDVEGCVFAMASHQIRIHAATRSDFYLRVRSRPIIEDSNGVRFAPYCLRYEGIEEDLRGAGLDAETGNWENVDDFKWLRAVQSPNWSILPENVRVGIVDFNSENGKEEEI